One Dromiciops gliroides isolate mDroGli1 chromosome 3, mDroGli1.pri, whole genome shotgun sequence DNA segment encodes these proteins:
- the P2RY13 gene encoding P2Y purinoceptor 13 has translation MNATFLQLNNGSLNSTDRCPRDNRITHLIFPALYTTVFFAGMFLNSMALWVFFKIPSSSTFIVYLKNTLVADLIMTLMLPFKILSDANLGPWQIRAFVCRFSAVIFYETMYIGIILLGLIAFDRFLKITRPFGKFCVQKPIFAQILSMLVWLFLFFLSLPNMILSNKEATPQSVKKCASLKGPWGLKWHKVVNYVCQFIFWTVFSLMLLFYAVIAKKVYESFRKSKSKDTQSNKNLEGKVFVVVAVFFVCFAPFHFARVPYTQSQTNNSKTDCAVQNQLYLAKEATLFLATTNICMDPLIYIFLCKKFTERLPCVRKMQRTNQENHSSQTDNITLSGQVL, from the coding sequence ATGAACGCTACTTTCCTTCAACTCAACAATGGCTCCCTCAACTCCACTGACCGCTGCCCCAGAGACAACCGGATTACTCACTTGATCTTCCCAGCCCTTTACACCACAGTGTTCTTTGCCGGGATGTTTCTGAATAGCATGGCTTTGTGGGTTTTCTTTAAGATTCCCAGCTCGTCCACTTTCATAGTCTACCTTAAAAACACCCTGGTGGCTGATTTGATAATGACTTTGATGCTACCTTTCAAAATTCTCTCGGATGCAAATCTTGGACCCTGGCAAATCCGAGCTTTTGTGTGCCGTTTCTCGGCAGTGATCTTCTACGAGACCATGTACATTGGCATCATCTTACTCGGACTCATTGCCTTTGACCGCTTCCTCAAGATTACCCGGCCCTTTGGGAAATTTTGCGTGCAGAAGCCCATTTTCGCTCAAATTCTTTCCATGCTGGTCTGGTTattcttgttcttcctttctttgcccAATATGATCTTATCTAACAAGGAAGCCACACCACAATCTGTAAAAAAGTGTGCTTCCCTAAAGGGCCCCTGGGGCCTTAAGTGGCACAAAGTCGTCAATTACGTGTGTCAGTTTATCTTCTGGACTGTTTTTTCTTTAATGCTTCTGTTTTATGCAGTGATTGCCAAGAAGGTGTATGAGTCTTTCAGAAAATCCAAAAGCAAAGACACCCAAAGCAACAAAAATCTAGAAGGCAAAGTCTTCGTTGTTGTGGCTGTATTCTTTGTGTGCTTTGCCCCTTTCCATTTCGCAAGAGTCCCCTACACTCAGAGCCAGACCAACAACAGCAAGACAGACTGTGCTGTGCAAAACCAGCTGTACCTAGCCAAGGAAGCCACTCTCTTCTTGGCCACTACCAACATCTGCATGGATCCTCTGATCTACATCTTCTTATGTAAGAAATTCACAGAGAGGCTGCCCTGTGTGAGGAAAATGCAAAGGACGAACCAAGAAAACCACAGCAGTCAAACTGATAACATAACTTTAAGTGGACAGGTTTTGTGA